A segment of the Flavobacterium azooxidireducens genome:
AAATTCAGGTGTTCCCGGTAAAAATCTTCCGGTATCGGCAATATTTCTTGCGGAATTATGTGCTTGTGCCGGTGTGGCACCTCCTAAAGTTGATTGAACATAGGTTGCAGCATATTGACCAAACCAAGTTGAATCCGGTTTCCATTTTCTGTTAACGTTTACTGCGGTAAATTCCATATCATACGAATTACCCCCATCTTCTGACGTTACATATCCTCTTGCGAAGAAATTTTTACCCATCACCTCAAACTTATGCTGTTGCATTTCAAATCCGTTAAGGTAATATCTGTTTGCTCCTTGGTAAACGGTGTTACCAAATCCGAATTTACTTTGCCAGATAAACTCAATATCTTTTGCCCACTCTGTGCTACCGGTTGCCCATGGTTTCAAGTGTAAAGAAAAATCAATTTTAGCATTTCTTACTTTATTATCTGTTATATCAACCTCATTGTAACCTGTTCTTGAAACGTTTTGATTAGGTAAAACAGCATTGAAAACAGCAAATTGTGCAGGTGTGATTGCTCCGGCATTTAACATTGCAGAAGCAACACTTTTAATATTGGTAGAAACTACGTCTCCATAAACGTTTATACCATTATAGTTAGGATCTGTTCTATCAGCACCGATTTTATTTACTAAATCTTTATCTCTGTAGTCAGTGGCATACCAATCTGTTCCGCTCATGAAAGTAAAGTTGGCTTTGGCAGCAAAATGAGGCGTGAAAGCTTTAGCAGCTCTAACACCATAATCATAATAAAGGTTGTTCCCTGCGGCTTGTTGACTTGTTTGTCCAACTTTTGCATACGCACTTATTCCTTGGTGTGTGAATGGACTCTTGCTGGTCATAAATAAAATACCATTAAATGCATTTGCACCATATAAAGCAGAAGATGCTCCCGGTAGAAGTTCAACGCTAGCCACATCAATTTCAGAAACACCAATTAAGTTTCCTAAAACGAAGTTTAATAATGGGGAGGAATTATCCATTCCATCTACTAATTGCATAAAACGAGAATTCGCCACTGTTGCAAAACCCCTTGTGTTAATTGATTTAAAAGACATACTACTTGTGTTCATGTGTACTTCTTTTAAGTTCTCAAGACCATCGTAGAAAGAAACTGAAGCAGATTTTTTGATGTCTTTGACGCTCATTCTTTCAATGGTAACAGGAGATTCTCTAACCCTTTCAGGAGATCTTGAAGCAGAAATTACAATTTCGTCTAATCTTGTTTCTTCCTCCGCCAAAACAGCATTTACTTTTTGGTTGTTTGATCTGATTTCTTCTGTTTTGGACGAAAAACCAATGGAAGAAATTTCAATTTTAAAAGGTGGCTTTTTTTGCGTTGTTAAGGTAAAATTTCCGTCAAAGTCGGATGTTGTACCTATAGCTTCGCCAACAATTTTGACGTTTGCTCCGGGAATTGGCTGATTTGTATTGTCAACCACTTTTCCTGTTATTGTTGTTTGTGCAAAAGAAATGCTACAAAAAAACAATGTGAGAAGAATTAATTTCAATTTCATAAAGTTAGAGTTTTTGTTAGTTTACGTTACCAAAGTACAAATATTTTTGATATTAATAAAAAATTGGAAGAAATTTATCGTAATTAATAATTTTATATTATCATTTTTAAATTA
Coding sequences within it:
- a CDS encoding TonB-dependent receptor domain-containing protein — encoded protein: MKLKLILLTLFFCSISFAQTTITGKVVDNTNQPIPGANVKIVGEAIGTTSDFDGNFTLTTQKKPPFKIEISSIGFSSKTEEIRSNNQKVNAVLAEEETRLDEIVISASRSPERVRESPVTIERMSVKDIKKSASVSFYDGLENLKEVHMNTSSMSFKSINTRGFATVANSRFMQLVDGMDNSSPLLNFVLGNLIGVSEIDVASVELLPGASSALYGANAFNGILFMTSKSPFTHQGISAYAKVGQTSQQAAGNNLYYDYGVRAAKAFTPHFAAKANFTFMSGTDWYATDYRDKDLVNKIGADRTDPNYNGINVYGDVVSTNIKSVASAMLNAGAITPAQFAVFNAVLPNQNVSRTGYNEVDITDNKVRNAKIDFSLHLKPWATGSTEWAKDIEFIWQSKFGFGNTVYQGANRYYLNGFEMQQHKFEVMGKNFFARGYVTSEDGGNSYDMEFTAVNVNRKWKPDSTWFGQYAATYVQSTLGGATPAQAHNSARNIADTGRFLPGTPEFINAFNEVIADPDVLTGSKLVDNSKIYHADANYNFRDILKFAEIQVGGSYRIYDLNSFGRIYTDTPEFGGIDYEEYGVYTQIQKKFLEDKFKFTGSVRYDKSQNFDGNYSPRVSLVFSPDERKNHNFRASFQTGFRNPTTQDQYIGFNVGNAVLIGSAPDNLDRYSETLPVSTAEGQFFAGGNSVVLTGQNAYYNSYTATSVQAFAALAGSDPVAASALLRRTNVDLVKPETVKAFELGYRGQFENFAYDINGYYNIYNDFIGNLNVVAPLYGTAQDSPNPGAGPTDAGFQTLHAIQTGNIRAYQLYTNTDIEIKSLGFGLGLSTKVYKDFELGANYNYAEFSFDQALDPSFEAGFNTPKHRVKGSISNDKLFKNFGFNVSARWNSEYLWQSTFVDGMIEEATVIDAQINYAIPKLKTIVKVGATNLGGQEYIQVLGAGAIGQQFFVGLTINQ